A genomic region of Campylobacter corcagiensis contains the following coding sequences:
- a CDS encoding ATP-binding cassette domain-containing protein has product MIKALNLSKSFKNIQALKNISFSVSSGKFIGLVGPDGAGKTTLLRLCAGLMSKSSGELEVLGFSMPNHSEKFLSNIGYMPQTFGLYGELSCYENLRLYADLKLINNPKERIDELLNFVNLYQFKDRLARNLSGGMKQKLAISATLLKKPKLLLLDEPGVGVDPIARKELFGIAKKLQTGGTTIIWATSYQDEASLCDEVIMLNEGEILLHSKPQDAINRLKGRVFLIKSSDKKADLLKFMNDSEILNASVIGDDIKLTLKKGSNFTLPKDHKLANPNFEDVFLDLAGPSKKINLNLKNSDQNSNEIRIQAINLTKKFGSFTAADNISFEVKSGEIFGLLGPNGAGKSTTFKMLCGLIRPTNGKALVLGQNIYNVKQNIGYMAQKFSLYGELSVIENLKFFAGVYLAKKGAIQSAIKNFEFEKYLNQRVNDLSLGTKQRLSLACATLHNPKVLFLDEPTSGVDTATRREFWGFITSYAKAGVSIMVTTHLMDEAEFCDNIMIIYKGKAIATNSSAKLKEISAKDTMEEAFIELIKSYD; this is encoded by the coding sequence ATGATAAAAGCTTTAAATTTATCAAAATCTTTTAAAAATATACAAGCTTTAAAAAATATAAGCTTTAGCGTAAGTAGTGGTAAATTCATAGGTCTTGTAGGACCAGATGGTGCTGGTAAAACCACGCTTCTTAGGCTTTGTGCAGGACTTATGAGTAAAAGTAGTGGAGAGTTAGAAGTTCTTGGATTTTCCATGCCAAATCATAGCGAAAAGTTTTTATCAAACATCGGCTACATGCCTCAGACTTTTGGACTTTATGGGGAGCTGAGTTGTTATGAAAATTTGCGTCTTTATGCGGATTTAAAGCTTATTAATAATCCAAAAGAGAGAATAGATGAACTTTTAAATTTTGTAAATTTATATCAGTTTAAAGATAGACTTGCTAGAAATTTAAGTGGCGGAATGAAGCAAAAACTTGCAATTAGCGCAACGCTGCTTAAAAAACCAAAGCTTTTACTTCTTGATGAACCAGGAGTTGGAGTTGATCCAATAGCTAGAAAAGAGCTTTTTGGTATCGCTAAAAAACTTCAAACTGGGGGAACTACTATCATTTGGGCGACATCTTATCAAGACGAGGCTAGTTTGTGTGATGAAGTTATTATGCTAAATGAGGGAGAAATTTTACTTCACTCAAAGCCACAAGATGCTATAAATAGACTAAAAGGAAGGGTTTTTTTAATAAAAAGTAGTGATAAAAAAGCTGATCTTTTAAAATTTATGAATGATAGTGAAATTTTAAATGCCAGTGTGATCGGCGATGATATAAAACTAACTTTAAAAAAAGGCTCAAATTTTACTCTGCCAAAAGATCATAAGTTAGCAAATCCAAATTTTGAAGATGTTTTTTTAGATCTTGCTGGTCCTAGTAAAAAGATAAATTTAAATTTAAAAAATAGTGATCAAAATAGTAACGAAATAAGAATACAAGCTATTAATTTAACCAAAAAATTTGGCTCATTTACAGCAGCTGATAACATAAGCTTTGAAGTAAAAAGTGGTGAAATTTTTGGACTTTTAGGACCAAATGGAGCTGGAAAATCAACAACTTTTAAGATGCTTTGTGGGCTTATCCGCCCAACTAATGGAAAAGCCTTAGTTTTAGGGCAAAATATCTATAATGTAAAGCAAAATATTGGATATATGGCACAAAAATTTTCACTTTATGGTGAGTTGAGTGTGATTGAAAATCTTAAATTTTTCGCAGGAGTTTATCTAGCTAAAAAAGGTGCAATCCAAAGTGCCATTAAAAATTTTGAGTTTGAAAAATACCTAAATCAAAGAGTCAATGATCTATCCCTAGGCACAAAACAACGCTTAAGTCTAGCTTGCGCTACACTTCATAATCCAAAAGTGCTTTTTTTAGATGAGCCAACAAGCGGAGTTGATACAGCTACTAGAAGGGAGTTTTGGGGCTTTATCACAAGTTACGCAAAAGCTGGAGTTAGCATAATGGTAACAACTCATTTAATGGACGAAGCTGAGTTTTGTGATAATATAATGATTATTTATAAAGGCAAAGCAATAGCCACAAACTCATCAGCAAAGCTTAAAGAAATCAGCGCTAAAGATACAATGGAGGAAGCTTTTATAGAGCTTATTAAAAGTTATGATTAG
- a CDS encoding HlyD family efflux transporter periplasmic adaptor subunit — protein sequence MKKLIFVAVIVAIAVFAFYKTKPKENELIFYGNIDTDTTMLSFRFLGEIDSLLKEEGESVKKGEVVAKLNDEYLQNELKRLNSEIKINEIKLEKLVGGYRNEEILKAQANVKVAEANLVDAKQSFDRQAKLLPSKSTSKEIYDRAKAAFESAKSNLEYANANYEMVKNGYEDADIKAQKELINSLKVSLEKINLDIKNSTLTSPLDGVVLKKLKEVGEIASPNERIYEIAKSGDFWVRAYADESYLSEISVGTKMLIYTDLRNEPYEGEVSFIASVAEFTPKNVETIELRSSLVYRFKVDIKNGDDRLKQGIPVHLKIK from the coding sequence TTGAAAAAACTCATATTTGTAGCCGTTATAGTAGCCATAGCTGTGTTTGCTTTTTACAAAACAAAGCCGAAAGAAAACGAGCTGATATTTTATGGAAATATCGACACAGATACCACTATGCTTTCGTTTCGTTTTTTAGGAGAGATTGACTCGCTTTTAAAAGAAGAAGGTGAAAGTGTTAAAAAAGGCGAAGTCGTAGCCAAACTAAACGATGAGTATTTACAAAACGAACTAAAACGCCTAAATTCAGAGATAAAAATAAACGAAATAAAGCTAGAAAAACTTGTAGGCGGATATAGAAACGAAGAAATTTTAAAAGCTCAAGCTAATGTAAAAGTAGCCGAGGCAAATTTAGTAGATGCAAAGCAAAGTTTTGATAGGCAAGCAAAACTTTTACCATCAAAATCCACATCAAAAGAGATTTACGATAGAGCAAAAGCGGCCTTTGAAAGTGCTAAATCAAACCTAGAATACGCAAACGCAAACTATGAAATGGTAAAAAATGGCTACGAAGATGCTGATATAAAAGCTCAAAAAGAACTTATCAACTCGCTTAAAGTTTCACTTGAAAAGATAAATTTAGACATCAAAAACAGCACTCTTACTTCGCCACTTGATGGAGTAGTTCTTAAAAAACTAAAAGAGGTTGGAGAGATAGCATCACCAAATGAAAGAATTTATGAGATAGCTAAAAGTGGGGATTTTTGGGTTAGAGCTTACGCAGATGAGAGCTATCTTAGCGAAATTTCAGTTGGAACAAAAATGCTAATTTATACTGATTTAAGAAATGAGCCTTATGAGGGCGAGGTTAGTTTTATAGCAAGCGTGGCTGAATTTACACCTAAAAATGTAGAGACGATTGAACTAAGAAGTAGTTTAGTATACCGCTTTAAAGTTGATATAAAAAACGGCGATGACAGGCTAAAGCAAGGCATTCCCGTGCATTTAAAAATAAAATGA
- the lepA gene encoding translation elongation factor 4, whose amino-acid sequence MKNIRNFSIIAHIDHGKSTLADRIIQECQGVSDRQMSAQVMDNMDIEKERGITIKAQSVRLNYELDDQKYIINLIDTPGHVDFSYEVSRSLASCEGALLVVDAAQGVQAQTIANVYIALENNLEIIPVLNKIDLPAAEPERVKDEIEHIIGLDCSDAIEVSAKTGIGIKELMKAIITRIPAPKTDDEKPLKALIYDSWFDNYLGALALVRVYDGVIKKSDEVLVMGTNGRHEVLDLLYPNPVAPIKTKEIASGEVGIVVLGLKTVSDVQVGDTITNYRKKANEPIGGFEPAKSFVFAGIYPIETDKFEDLRDALDKLKLNDSSLSYEPETSAALGFGFRVGFLGLLHMEVIKERLEREFGLDLIATAPTVTYEVYKTDGEKLEIQNPSELPPVNEIEMVKEPYVKSTIITPSEYLGNIMTLVNNRRAIQTKMDYITPERVLLEYDIPMNEIIMDFYDRLKSCSKGYASFDYEPCGYRQGDLIKLDIKVAGENVDALSIIVPREKALSKGRALVEAMKEIVPRQLFEVAIQASIGNKIIARETVKSMGKNVTAKCYGGDISRKRKLLEKQKEGKKRMKSIGKVNLPSEAFLSVLKID is encoded by the coding sequence ATGAAAAATATACGAAATTTTAGCATCATCGCTCACATTGACCATGGAAAAAGCACTTTGGCTGATCGCATAATTCAGGAGTGTCAGGGCGTAAGTGATAGACAGATGAGTGCTCAAGTTATGGATAATATGGACATTGAAAAAGAGCGTGGAATTACCATAAAGGCTCAAAGTGTCCGTCTTAACTACGAACTTGACGATCAAAAATACATTATAAATTTAATCGACACCCCAGGACATGTGGATTTTAGCTATGAAGTTAGTAGGAGTTTGGCTAGTTGTGAAGGGGCTTTACTAGTAGTTGATGCTGCTCAAGGAGTTCAAGCTCAAACCATCGCAAATGTCTATATCGCACTTGAAAATAACCTTGAAATAATTCCAGTTTTAAACAAAATTGACCTTCCAGCAGCAGAACCAGAGCGAGTTAAAGATGAGATTGAGCATATTATAGGTCTTGATTGCAGTGATGCAATAGAAGTTAGTGCAAAAACTGGAATAGGCATAAAAGAGCTAATGAAAGCTATCATTACTAGAATTCCAGCACCTAAAACTGATGATGAAAAGCCTTTAAAGGCGTTAATTTACGATAGTTGGTTTGATAATTATTTAGGGGCTTTAGCGTTAGTTAGAGTTTATGATGGGGTTATAAAAAAAAGCGATGAGGTTTTAGTAATGGGAACAAATGGCAGACATGAAGTTCTTGATTTATTATATCCAAATCCAGTTGCACCGATTAAGACAAAAGAGATAGCAAGTGGTGAGGTTGGAATCGTGGTTTTAGGGCTTAAAACAGTTAGCGATGTGCAAGTTGGAGATACTATAACTAACTACCGAAAAAAAGCAAATGAGCCAATAGGTGGGTTTGAGCCAGCAAAATCATTTGTTTTTGCAGGAATTTATCCAATAGAAACGGATAAATTTGAAGATTTAAGAGATGCACTTGATAAGCTAAAATTAAATGATAGCTCACTAAGTTATGAGCCTGAAACATCGGCAGCTTTGGGTTTTGGCTTTAGAGTTGGGTTTTTAGGACTACTTCATATGGAAGTTATCAAAGAAAGGCTTGAGAGAGAATTTGGGCTTGATCTAATAGCAACAGCACCAACGGTAACATATGAGGTTTATAAAACAGATGGCGAAAAACTAGAAATTCAAAATCCAAGCGAACTACCGCCTGTAAATGAGATAGAAATGGTAAAAGAACCATATGTAAAATCAACCATAATAACTCCAAGTGAGTATTTAGGTAACATTATGACTCTTGTAAATAACCGCCGTGCAATTCAAACAAAAATGGACTATATCACGCCTGAGAGGGTGCTTTTGGAGTATGATATACCGATGAATGAGATAATTATGGATTTTTATGATAGATTAAAATCTTGCTCAAAAGGTTACGCTAGTTTTGACTATGAGCCATGTGGATATAGACAGGGCGATCTTATAAAGCTTGATATAAAAGTCGCTGGAGAAAATGTGGACGCTTTATCTATCATAGTACCAAGAGAAAAGGCGTTATCAAAGGGTAGGGCGTTAGTTGAAGCTATGAAAGAGATCGTTCCAAGACAGCTTTTTGAAGTGGCTATCCAAGCAAGTATAGGAAATAAAATAATAGCGCGTGAAACGGTTAAATCAATGGGTAAAAATGTAACAGCAAAATGTTATGGTGGTGATATTTCTAGAAAAAGAAAGCTTTTAGAAAAGCAAAAAGAGGGTAAAAAAAGAATGAAATCAATCGGCAAGGTAAATTTACCAAGTGAGGCGTTTTTGAGTGTGTTAAAGATTGATTAA
- a CDS encoding TM2 domain-containing protein, producing the protein MESSLFLQLKDKVPTGLQLALKKKLENTSNDKIEAISMLQLKDPIIGLILSILLGGLGIDRFYQGKILLGILKLITFGGLGIWAIIDWFLIMPSIKKDNFEKIEHFL; encoded by the coding sequence ATGGAAAGTTCTCTTTTTTTACAACTTAAAGATAAAGTTCCTACTGGTTTACAACTTGCTCTTAAAAAGAAACTTGAAAATACAAGTAACGATAAAATAGAAGCGATATCTATGCTTCAATTAAAAGATCCTATAATTGGTCTTATTTTATCTATTCTGCTTGGTGGACTTGGTATAGATAGATTTTATCAAGGTAAAATTTTACTTGGAATTTTAAAGTTAATTACGTTTGGTGGACTTGGAATTTGGGCGATAATCGATTGGTTTTTGATAATGCCTAGCATCAAAAAAGATAATTTTGAGAAAATAGAGCATTTTTTATAG